Genomic segment of Panicum virgatum strain AP13 chromosome 9N, P.virgatum_v5, whole genome shotgun sequence:
ATTTCGAAAGGTATGCGAATCGGATGTTATATCGCgatttaggccttgtttagatgcgaaaagttttggtgtaaagtactgtagcacttttgtttatatttggtaattattatcccgccatgggttaactaaccttaaaagattcgtctcgcaaattatagtcaaactgtgtaattagttattttatttagctacatttaatactttatgcatgcgttcaaaaattcgatgtgataggaaattttgtaaagttttgaaattttgagtgCATCTAACAAGGCCTTAATGTCATATTCTGAGATTTCTCCTTCTAAATCACGTCGGTTccaaattttgttttttcttgAGTGGAGGCTCAAATTTAGTTATTCGTACACAGGTTCGGAGCACTAGAATCGTTGAGGAATATTCCACTTCCCCTGCTTCGGTTCCCCTCTCCGGCGAACCGCGCGCGATGAGATCTGCAGCCGCCGCTAGCGCTAGCTCCGGCGCAGATTTCCCCGACGCTCTGCCCTCCCCGACCTCCCCAGCGGCCGCCCCATCGCATCCCAGGTGAGGGAGCAGCAGCACCCGTCTCTTCCTCGGTTCACTCGCGCCCCCCGCCGTTTTATATATGTAATTGACTCTCCTGGGATTCTCTTCGTCCGCAGCCCCGGCCGGCACTACTACCTTGCCGTCGACCGAACCCAGTTTAAGATGGTGCGTGCCTCTTTTCCATgcaaccctcctcctcctcgcggcaGTGCACTTGGATTTCAGTCTCTCGGATGCTAATGGACTGGTTGAGCCCAGTTTCGCGGTACCGCTGGTTGATTTGTCTCGATTCTTTATGATTTATGGTTGTCTTGGTGTGCAGAGGACTCTGTTGGAGCTCCTGGGGGTTGTCGCGGATCGCCGCGGCGGGCTGCCCATTTCGATATGTGTTTCCTCTCGGGACGAGCTTGATGCTGTTTGTGCTGCGGTCGCTAACCTTCCCTTTGTGTCAATGTCACCGCTGGTAATTCACGACCACAAACCTACAACATATTTGTAACTTGCTTGATGTATTTTCGTTTGTTCAACTTTCTCCTAAAAGTTGTGGTTGCTTCAAAGTAATAATTGCTCGGTTCCAAATTACAGGTCGTTTTGGCATTTCTCCTATGCTTCTAGATATACACTATGTCATACTAATGCATCTAGAAATGCCAAAActacctataatttgaaacgaagGGAGTATGCCTGTATCTAGCATATTTTCTCGAAAAATATATGATGTTTGCCATCATAAATAttgttatgtgtccaaatgTCTCTTCTCTTTCACCTCTAGCATGAAAATCGTCGCCCAAGTTCTCGTAGGTCTATGATCCTTTTGCTAATAAGATGCTTCACTTCACATCAATATTAACATATAACTAATGGGTCTTTTTTGTGAACAGTACAGTGATCAGGCGGAAGCAGAGCGTGCATCGATCCTTGAGAAGTTTCGTCAAGAAATAATTCAATGGAATCAGACTAGTAAAGATATCGATATGGCTGAAAGTTCGAAGTCTGAAAGTATGGGCACAAAACTAAGCATTATAGTTGCAACAGATGCTTGCTTGCCTCTGGCAGCGATGGCAGAGGCACCTCTTCTGGCTCGTGTGCTGATCAACTATGAGCTTCCCACAAAGAAGGTGAGCTTTACCCGTATTTGTTGATTTCAGTTTCAGTCCATTTTCTGCCCAAACcatgaagtttttttttgttcttttccttcttctatATTCACTATTACACAGTTTTGATGAATCTTCTAGTTCTACCTTTATGATGTCTTACCTGTCCTAAAGGTTAAATTTTAGTTTTACAGGAAGCTTACTTAAGGCGCATGTCAACATGCTTGGCAGCAGGTATATTAAGATAGTATCGATTCGATCCATCTCTTATGCTCCTTGATGTAGCTGATGGGCTTTTATGGTGCAGAGGGAATTGTGATTAACATGGTTGTTGGTGGCGAGGTGGCTACACTCAAGGCTTTAGAAGAAAGCAGCGGACTGCTCATTGCCGAGATGCCAATACATGTAAGATATACACCATTATCCGTTTTCCTATCATCTAATATTCTCATATGGTCTAAACTTAAATATTTGCTATGCAGGTTTCAGAGATATTATGACAGTCTCAACTGTACAACATTTCAGAAGTTATTACTTTACTTCCGCACGACCGCACTAACTACTTGAGGTTTTACTTCTGTTACTTCGATTTTTTGGATTGCTTTTCATGATACAGACCTAAAATGAGATCCATGAAGAATAAGAATAGTGTTCATTGCTTATGAAATATTATAATCATGATTGATATCCAAAGACATGATTCGTTTACTCCATGCATCAGTTCTGTGTTGATGCATGCAAATTTTATAAGTATTAAGGGAGCTAGAGTTTTCAGACAACTACAAGTGTGGAACATCTTTTTAGGCAATAGAAATATATTTGCACTAACATCAATCCATTATTCTTGAATTACAATTAGTTCTGAATAGATCAATGGCAGAGTTGCAAAGAGACAGTCACTTGCCAAAGTGATATTGTTATGGAATGCTCTAGCTTGCAGTTTGGCTGTACGATGATCTGATAAACTGGTGTTTTGAGTTTTGACTAGTTGCCTAGCATTACACTTTGTGATCTGTGCTGCACCCAACTTTCACTTTGCAGCAAAAAGAATTGACTGAAAAAGAAATACAAATAAAGAATTACATGATATATTAGAAAAATACAGGAAGTGAACAAACTCATGGAAATCTGCAGCTTTTATGGATTGCACAACCTTCTACTACCATCATGTCTTGCAACTATGCAATTATGCTTAACAGTTTTGCTATAAAATGGGGTTACTGTAGAGAGATATAGAGAGATGGGAATCGCCACACATCCTTGGTTTGAGGAGACACAGCTATACATATCTAAGAGTTACCTGTGCTTTTATTATCTAGTAAATGCGGCCTACTAAAGTGCTCACGGTGCATTCTTATCCATTACAAAATTATTTCAAATAAACAGATCCATAAAGTCAACAGGACAATGCATAACATCTCATGACATTTAATGCGTAATGTGGTAATTTCATGTTTGTTTTTCTTGAACATGCAGGAGAGCAGTGTACCATTGCATTAAGAAAGTACTTATGTTATTTTTCTCGAGCAAACAGACATGAAGAGTCAGGCAAACAATCTAAAAAGTTATTTTGTAATAATGAGTTCCGTTTGTTTGTCGTAGTGTTCACTATACCAAAAACGTGCCTCCACAATTTGAGTGTGGTGCACGTGCGACAACATTTTGAAGCTGCTGGTACCCGGCCAACTTTTATGATCGAAGGAATTAGGCAAATCACTTAGTTTTGTTGCACCTTTTGAATGTTGCAAAGTACATCGATTTTACCTGAAACTGAAGCACAAGAACTGCATGGATCAGTTTGTCTATTTTTCATACGTGTTTAGTTCTGAAGCATATGTGATAGGATGTTAGTTAAACCGAAACTTTGAACAAAGAGATAAACCGAAACTTTGAACAAAGAGATGTAAAGTTTGTTTATCAATTGACTGCATTGTTGCCTTTTTTTATGAGTGTCTATTTAAATTTCTATAATATGGATATCGTTGGCATTAGATCTAGTATTTTTATTATCCATTTTGATCATGTGTCATCTAGATGAAAGAAACATGTAATGAGAATATTATGCCGAAGTATGACATAATGGCCCTGTTTTCCCAAAATTTTCCCTACGCTGCAGTAACTTTGAAcgtttgaccaataattaggagtattaaatgtgaataACTAATAAAACACATTTCAAAACCCTAGGttgaaattgcgagacgaatctaatgagtctaattatgtAATGATTAAacaatgtcgtgctacagtaaacaatttgtaatgatggattaattaggcttaatagattcatctcgatttcccgtccatccgtgtaattagttgtataattagtctatatttaatactcctaattagtattGTAAATGTTGCCAAAAAAATTtgtccaaaattttttgggaactaaatgcTCCTTTGTACATGAGTATATGGCGTGTTTATTATGCCAAATTATGAAGTAATTGTTACTTTTCTGGATATATTTCCTACATTTGGTTAAGGACTAGTTAATACCGATTGTGGCTGACACAAACTAAAGGACATGGACTCACGAGTAGATAGAAAAACACTAGATCAGACAATGCTAATCGTATTAATGACATTTGCAGACAAGCAACCTGAAAGGAAGTACATTAACTTAACAGGTTGGGTCCACCTTTTTTTATTGTAACGAGTTTAACTAACATCAGAAACATGTCTTGCGAATGTACTCCTTTCCAAAATGTAAGCTgctttggcttttctagatgtAGCGTttgccttcgccgccgccggatctccGTTGCCTTCGCTGTTGGACCCATCACTGTCTGTTCCATATCCATTATCCTCTATCATTCCTATCTGCACAACATACGGATCCATCCGTGTTCCCCCTCGCCACCTAAACGCACATTCCCCTTACTCAACTGCCCattctgtgttgtaataatttataGATGATTTCCTCATGTCAAGAGTCCTATATCGTTCTCTCTTGTTCATTTTAATTACTGAATATGTAATACATGGATAAAAATAATTATGATATGATTTATGGTTTATTATATATTGTTGGTTCATTAATTAAAATATCTCtcttttaaaaatatattattgcCATTGTTATATATTAAATCTTTAATCTCTCCTAACCGCATGCTTAGGATCGAACTGTCAACTGTCGCGTGAGCCCTCCTCTCTGCATAGTTAGGATTTGTCTTTGGACAAGGATCCTAGGAGTCTAGAAATGAGGACTTAAAGCATCTTCAGCAAAGTATTCATCCTATCCTACTATAAAAAAGTACTCTTTTCATCTTTTGAGAATTGGTTTTGAGGATCGGAGGTGCATTAGCGGATAATCAATTTGATTCacattacaattttttttggtaATGATCAAAATACACCTCTCACACTTAAATGAAGAGGATCCATCACTATACCGTATCCTTTGGTGATAGGGCTTTGATAGTCTGCTATAGCAACTATTAGTACCAAAAAAACGTCTAGCCGCCGGACCACCTGGGTCCTGTTACCGGCCGCCGAGCCACGCTGCTCCTCTGGCCGCCAACCTGCCGGGATT
This window contains:
- the LOC120691244 gene encoding eukaryotic initiation factor 4A-I-like, with the protein product MRSAAAASASSGADFPDALPSPTSPAAAPSHPSPGRHYYLAVDRTQFKMRTLLELLGVVADRRGGLPISICVSSRDELDAVCAAVANLPFVSMSPLYSDQAEAERASILEKFRQEIIQWNQTSKDIDMAESSKSESMGTKLSIIVATDACLPLAAMAEAPLLARVLINYELPTKKEAYLRRMSTCLAAEGIVINMVVGGEVATLKALEESSGLLIAEMPIHVSEIL